Within Dictyostelium discoideum AX4 chromosome 4 chromosome, whole genome shotgun sequence, the genomic segment GAGAATTTGAATGTTGATTTGATTGACGAGCTTTTTTAACTTCTCTAACAAGTTCATAAAAAGATTCAGAAACATTGATTCTTTCTTTGGCAGAGGTTTCCAAGAATTTACAGTTTAACTTCTTTGCCAATTCTTCACCTTCGGCGGTTGAAACTTCACGATATTCATTGAGATCACATTTATTTCCTACCAATACGAATGGTACTGAATCTAAATCTTTTACTTTCAAAAGATGATTATGTAAACGATGAATCTCTTTAAAACTTTGAAGATATGTAATTGAGTAAACGCATAGAAATCCCTCACCTGTACGCATATATTGATCCCTAACCGCACTGAAATCTTCTTGACCTGCGGTATCATAAATATCTAATAAACACTCCTCTCCATCAACTGTTGTTTGCTTTCTATATGAATCTTCTAATGTTGGATCATATTCATCCACAAATTTTTGTGCAATAAATTGAATTGTTAAACATGATTTACCAACACCACCTGGTCCAACTAAtactaatttaaaattaaacattgttttctttttttttttttttttttttttttttttgaataatttttttttttttttttttttttttttttttaataaaaaaaattaaaaaatttatatatgaTACAagtttaaactattattattcgATATATAATAGTTGTAGTAGTGTTTAGGTAAtgtgatttaattattaacagtaattttgatta encodes:
- the rasS gene encoding Ras GTPase codes for the protein MFNFKLVLVGPGGVGKSCLTIQFIAQKFVDEYDPTLEDSYRKQTTVDGEECLLDIYDTAGQEDFSAVRDQYMRTGEGFLCVYSITYLQSFKEIHRLHNHLLKVKDLDSVPFVLVGNKCDLNEYREVSTAEGEELAKKLNCKFLETSAKERINVSESFYELVREVKKARQSNQHSNSQEQNTDQPIKKKKSCNLL